A genomic segment from Variovorax paradoxus B4 encodes:
- the thiL gene encoding thiamine-phosphate kinase — protein MGEFDLITRYFQRPAKRSPLGVGDDCALLAPAPGMQLAVSCDMLVEGRHFLSTVDPARLGHKALAVNLSDLAACGAKPLAFTLALAMPGVDEPWLEAFSRGLFALADEHGCELVGGDTTRGPLNICITVFGEVPAGAALLRSGAHAGDDIWVSGTLGDARLALEAFRGTLELPADVFAQARRRMEQPAPRVALGQALRGKASSAVDVSDGLVGDLGHILASSKVGATLDADAATGVIAAAASCGLGTEILRTCALSGGDDYELVFTAPPAARAAVEQAGKESATRVTRIGRIDAEAGLRIVDASGAPVAQRFGSFDHFV, from the coding sequence ATGGGTGAATTCGACCTGATCACACGCTACTTCCAGCGCCCCGCCAAGCGCTCCCCGCTCGGCGTGGGCGACGACTGCGCATTGCTCGCGCCCGCGCCCGGCATGCAGCTTGCCGTGTCCTGCGACATGCTGGTCGAAGGCCGACACTTTCTCTCGACCGTCGATCCGGCGCGGCTCGGCCACAAGGCGCTGGCGGTGAACCTCAGCGACCTGGCGGCCTGCGGTGCGAAGCCGCTGGCCTTCACGCTCGCGCTGGCGATGCCCGGTGTCGACGAGCCCTGGCTCGAAGCCTTTTCGCGCGGCCTGTTCGCGCTGGCCGACGAACACGGCTGCGAGCTCGTGGGCGGCGACACCACGCGCGGCCCGCTCAACATCTGCATCACGGTGTTCGGCGAAGTGCCGGCCGGCGCGGCGCTGCTGCGCTCGGGCGCGCACGCCGGCGACGACATCTGGGTCAGCGGCACGCTCGGCGACGCACGGCTCGCGCTCGAAGCGTTCCGCGGCACGCTCGAACTGCCTGCCGATGTGTTCGCGCAGGCGCGCAGGCGCATGGAGCAGCCCGCGCCGCGCGTGGCGCTGGGCCAGGCGCTGCGAGGCAAGGCTTCCTCGGCGGTGGACGTGAGCGACGGCCTCGTCGGCGACCTGGGCCACATCCTCGCGTCGAGCAAGGTGGGCGCCACGCTCGATGCCGATGCGGCCACGGGCGTGATCGCCGCCGCCGCGTCCTGCGGTCTCGGCACCGAGATCCTGCGCACCTGCGCGCTCTCGGGCGGCGACGACTACGAGCTGGTCTTCACCGCACCGCCTGCGGCGCGCGCCGCGGTCGAACAGGCCGGCAAGGAAAGCGCCACGCGCGTGACGCGCATCGGCCGCATCGATGCCGAAGCCGGCCTGCGCATCGTGGACGCCAGCGGCGCGCCGGTTGCGCAGCGCTTCGGCTCCTTCGACCACTTCGTCTGA
- the rpe gene encoding ribulose-phosphate 3-epimerase, translated as MNTPFRIAPSILSADFAHLGDELAKVIAAGADWIHFDVMDNHYVPNLTFGPMICKALKPYARTADGEPVPIDVHLMIQPVDALAASFAEAGADYISFHPDASPHVNRSIQAIKGAGCKAGLVFNPGLGLEALDWAIDDIDLILIMSVNPGFGGQSFIDSALRKIELARKRIEQSGRDIRLEVDGGIKADNIARVASAGADTFVAGSAIFNAKDYAAVISSMREQLAGVGGK; from the coding sequence ATGAACACGCCGTTCCGCATCGCCCCCTCCATTCTTTCGGCCGATTTCGCCCATCTGGGCGACGAGCTGGCCAAGGTCATCGCCGCCGGCGCCGACTGGATCCATTTCGACGTGATGGACAACCATTACGTGCCCAACCTGACCTTCGGCCCGATGATCTGCAAGGCCCTCAAGCCCTACGCCAGGACGGCCGACGGCGAGCCGGTGCCGATCGACGTGCACCTGATGATCCAGCCGGTCGACGCGCTGGCCGCGTCTTTCGCGGAAGCGGGCGCCGACTACATCAGCTTCCACCCCGATGCCTCGCCGCACGTGAACCGCAGCATCCAGGCCATCAAGGGCGCGGGCTGCAAGGCGGGGCTGGTGTTCAATCCGGGGCTGGGCCTGGAAGCGCTCGACTGGGCCATCGACGACATCGACCTGATCCTGATCATGTCCGTGAACCCCGGCTTCGGCGGGCAGAGCTTCATCGATTCGGCACTGCGCAAGATCGAGCTCGCGCGCAAGCGCATCGAGCAGAGCGGGCGTGACATCCGCCTGGAAGTGGACGGCGGCATCAAGGCCGACAACATCGCGCGCGTCGCTTCCGCCGGCGCCGACACCTTCGTGGCGGGCAGCGCGATCTTCAACGCCAAGGACTACGCGGCGGTGATCTCGTCCATGCGCGAGCAGCTCGCAGGCGTGGGCGGCAAATAA
- a CDS encoding isochorismatase family protein, which translates to MSNHPAPRRALVVIDVQNEYFEGGGLPIEYPPVESSLPKIAQAMDAARAAGTPVVVVQHHAPKGAPVFQADAHNGQLHPEIAKRPRDHLVTKTFPSVFTGTDFADWIARHQIDTLSVVGYMTQNCDASTVFEAMHRGLNVEFLSDASGALPYSNAAGQVSAEEIHRVFSVVFHSNFAAVASTEAWIAALQAGQAIEKDNVLMSNRRARG; encoded by the coding sequence ATGAGCAACCACCCCGCACCGCGCCGCGCCCTCGTCGTGATCGACGTGCAGAACGAATACTTCGAAGGCGGCGGACTGCCCATCGAGTACCCGCCGGTCGAAAGCTCGCTGCCGAAGATCGCGCAGGCCATGGACGCCGCCCGCGCGGCCGGCACGCCGGTGGTCGTGGTGCAGCATCACGCCCCCAAGGGCGCGCCGGTGTTCCAGGCCGACGCGCACAACGGCCAGCTGCATCCGGAAATTGCCAAGCGGCCGCGCGACCACCTGGTCACCAAGACCTTCCCGAGCGTGTTCACCGGCACCGACTTTGCCGACTGGATCGCGCGCCACCAGATCGACACGCTCAGCGTGGTGGGCTACATGACCCAGAACTGCGATGCGTCCACCGTGTTCGAGGCCATGCACCGCGGCCTCAACGTGGAGTTCCTGTCGGACGCGAGCGGCGCGCTGCCCTACTCGAATGCGGCCGGGCAGGTCAGCGCCGAGGAAATCCACCGCGTCTTCAGCGTCGTGTTCCACAGCAATTTCGCGGCCGTCGCGAGCACCGAGGCATGGATTGCCGCCCTGCAGGCCGGCCAGGCGATCGAGAAGGACAACGTGCTGATGTCGAACCGGCGCGCGCGGGGGTGA
- a CDS encoding GlxA family transcriptional regulator — MARKTAETIAVVAFDGISPFHLSVPCMVFGEDRTEAGDSRFRLLVCGTEPGPMHTNAGFTLVVPHGLEAIRRAQIVVVPSWRDDGRLAPPALIRALQAAHRRGAIVVGLCLGAFVLAEAGLLDGRPATTHWHLAEAFARQYPKVRLQPEVLYVDDGDVLTSAGTAAGIDCCLHLLRVRHGAEAANRAARRMVVAPHRQGGQAQYIRQPMPAAAESDRLAPLLEWLGRHLQSPHELDSLARRALMSRRTFTRRFREATGTTVGQWLQNQRLALAQRLLETTDRPVERVATDVGFGSAVSLRKHFAAAFKVSPTAYRRQFSQEAVAS, encoded by the coding sequence ATGGCTCGAAAAACCGCGGAAACCATCGCCGTCGTCGCCTTCGACGGCATCAGCCCCTTTCACCTGTCGGTGCCGTGCATGGTCTTCGGCGAAGACCGCACGGAAGCGGGCGACTCGCGTTTTCGCCTGCTGGTGTGCGGCACCGAGCCGGGCCCGATGCACACCAATGCGGGCTTCACGCTCGTGGTGCCGCACGGGCTCGAGGCGATACGGCGGGCGCAGATCGTGGTCGTGCCCTCATGGCGCGACGACGGCCGGCTCGCACCGCCGGCGCTGATCCGCGCGCTGCAGGCGGCGCACCGCCGCGGCGCCATCGTGGTCGGGCTGTGCCTGGGCGCCTTCGTGCTGGCCGAGGCGGGCCTGCTCGACGGCCGCCCGGCCACCACGCACTGGCACCTGGCCGAAGCCTTTGCCAGGCAATATCCGAAGGTCCGGCTGCAGCCCGAGGTGCTGTACGTCGACGACGGCGACGTGCTCACCTCGGCCGGCACGGCCGCGGGCATCGACTGCTGCCTTCACCTGCTGCGCGTGCGCCATGGCGCCGAGGCGGCGAACCGTGCGGCGCGGCGCATGGTCGTGGCGCCGCACCGGCAGGGCGGGCAGGCGCAGTACATCCGCCAGCCGATGCCCGCCGCGGCCGAGAGTGACCGCCTCGCGCCGCTGCTCGAATGGCTGGGGCGCCACCTCCAGAGTCCGCATGAGCTCGACAGCCTCGCGCGGCGCGCACTGATGAGCCGGCGCACCTTCACACGGCGCTTTCGCGAAGCCACCGGCACCACCGTCGGCCAATGGCTGCAGAACCAACGGCTTGCGCTCGCCCAGCGGCTGCTGGAGACCACCGACCGGCCGGTGGAACGCGTGGCCACCGACGTGGGCTTCGGCTCGGCGGTGTCGCTGCGAAAGCACTTCGCGGCGGCGTTCAAGGTGTCGCCCACGGCCTACCGCAGGCAGTTCTCGCAGGAGGCCGTGGCTTCCTAG
- a CDS encoding YbdK family carboxylate-amine ligase: protein MTTAMPLPDSDDFRSAALPADPASRVVKLEPFNRSEALSLGVELELQLVNTHDYDLAPYAEDMLRLMAQTPLPGSVVPEMTSSMIEISTDICHSAQDVITQLSPIREALIRNADKLNIAVVGGGTHAFQQWHERRIYDKPRFRELSELYGYLSKQFTIFGQHVHIGCPDADSALLMLHRMSRYIPHFIALSASSPFVQGQDTQFDSARLNSVFAFPLSGRAPFTLSWKEFEAYFERMTRTGVVRSMKDFYWDIRPKPEFGTIEIRVFDTPLTVERAAALAGYVQSLAAWFLQEQPFEPTEDDYLVYTYNRFQACRFGLDAVYVDPASGQHMPLRDHILMTMTQLEWHSEALNATQALGELRTSVEANRNDARWLREKQGKERLLAEVVRQAALRFRGGGA, encoded by the coding sequence ATGACCACGGCCATGCCTTTGCCCGACAGCGACGACTTCCGCTCCGCCGCGCTGCCCGCGGACCCCGCGAGCCGCGTGGTCAAGCTCGAACCCTTCAACCGCTCCGAAGCACTGTCGCTCGGCGTGGAGCTCGAGCTGCAGCTCGTCAACACGCACGATTACGACCTGGCGCCCTATGCGGAAGACATGCTGCGGCTGATGGCGCAGACGCCGCTGCCCGGCAGCGTGGTGCCCGAGATGACCTCGAGCATGATCGAGATCTCCACCGACATCTGCCATTCGGCGCAGGACGTGATCACGCAGCTCTCGCCGATCCGCGAGGCGCTGATCAGGAACGCCGACAAGCTCAACATCGCGGTGGTGGGCGGCGGCACGCATGCCTTCCAGCAGTGGCACGAGCGGCGCATCTACGACAAGCCGCGCTTTCGCGAGCTGTCCGAGCTGTACGGCTACCTGAGCAAGCAGTTCACCATCTTCGGCCAGCACGTGCACATCGGCTGCCCCGATGCCGACTCGGCGCTCCTGATGCTGCACCGCATGTCGCGCTACATCCCGCACTTCATTGCGCTGTCGGCCTCGTCGCCGTTCGTGCAGGGGCAGGACACGCAGTTCGACTCGGCCCGGCTCAACTCGGTGTTCGCGTTTCCGCTCTCGGGCCGCGCACCGTTCACGCTGAGCTGGAAGGAGTTCGAAGCGTACTTCGAGCGCATGACCCGCACCGGCGTCGTGCGCAGCATGAAGGACTTCTATTGGGACATCCGGCCCAAGCCCGAGTTCGGCACCATCGAGATCCGCGTGTTCGACACGCCGCTCACCGTCGAGCGCGCGGCCGCGCTCGCGGGCTACGTGCAGTCGCTGGCCGCGTGGTTCCTGCAGGAGCAGCCCTTCGAGCCGACCGAGGACGACTACCTCGTCTACACCTACAACCGCTTCCAGGCCTGCCGCTTCGGGCTCGACGCGGTGTACGTGGACCCGGCCAGCGGCCAGCACATGCCGCTGCGCGACCACATCCTCATGACCATGACGCAGCTCGAATGGCACAGCGAGGCGCTCAACGCCACGCAGGCGCTCGGCGAGCTGCGCACCAGCGTGGAAGCCAACCGCAACGATGCGCGCTGGCTGCGCGAGAAGCAGGGCAAGGAGCGCCTCTTGGCCGAGGTGGTGCGGCAGGCGGCGCTGCGCTTCCGCGGCGGCGGGGCCTAG
- the apaG gene encoding Co2+/Mg2+ efflux protein ApaG — MSHSPIRVQVEPRYLADQSSPKDKIYTFAYTVTVTNEGETSAQLIARHWLINDASGHAQEVRGLGVIGQQPLLAPGESFRYTSGCRLQAPSGTMHGSYFMVTEDGERFDVPIPMFVLEADIGGAPVSRVLH, encoded by the coding sequence ATGTCACACAGCCCCATCCGTGTCCAGGTCGAGCCGCGCTATCTCGCGGACCAGTCCTCGCCCAAGGACAAGATCTACACCTTTGCCTATACCGTCACCGTGACCAACGAGGGCGAGACGAGCGCCCAGCTCATCGCCCGCCACTGGCTCATCAACGACGCCTCGGGCCATGCGCAGGAGGTCAGGGGCCTGGGCGTGATCGGCCAGCAGCCACTGCTGGCGCCCGGCGAATCGTTCCGCTACACCAGCGGCTGCCGCCTGCAGGCGCCCAGCGGCACCATGCATGGCAGCTACTTCATGGTGACCGAGGACGGCGAGCGCTTCGACGTGCCGATTCCGATGTTCGTGCTGGAGGCGGACATCGGCGGAGCACCCGTTTCACGGGTATTGCACTAG
- a CDS encoding succinylglutamate desuccinylase/aspartoacylase family protein, with translation MSSDPFAATVTDSLRIHTFAALEPGPRLLVLGGVHGDETCGTAGIERVLAELDGGTFRLRRGQLTLVPVANPMARRRLQREGERNLNRLFRPSAEPADYEDRVTNVLCPLIERHDVLLDLHSFQSEGEAFAMIGPRDNTGTLEPFARASEEGLLALHLGTPIVVEGWLDIYAAGLAQRSAGIAVGDDAIDFGRGTNEYIRNCGGYGVTLECGQHRDPKAPEVAWRAIRRALALLGMAALPQGLVAEPPSPPQLLRLASVTDRQHEDDSFVRDWATFDAVQRGEPIGMRHDGTLVSAPGDGFIVFPNALALPGAEWFYFAHPSERVLGPPVASAA, from the coding sequence ATGTCCTCCGATCCATTTGCCGCCACCGTGACCGACAGCCTGCGCATCCACACCTTCGCCGCGCTGGAGCCCGGCCCGCGGCTGCTCGTGCTGGGCGGGGTGCATGGCGACGAGACCTGCGGCACCGCGGGCATCGAGCGCGTGCTGGCCGAACTCGATGGCGGCACCTTCCGGCTGCGGCGCGGGCAGCTCACCCTGGTGCCGGTCGCCAATCCGATGGCGCGGCGGCGCCTGCAGCGCGAGGGCGAGCGCAACCTCAACCGCCTGTTCAGGCCCAGCGCGGAGCCCGCGGACTACGAAGACCGGGTCACCAACGTGCTGTGCCCGCTGATCGAGCGGCACGACGTGCTGCTCGACCTGCATTCCTTCCAGAGCGAGGGCGAGGCCTTCGCGATGATCGGCCCGCGGGACAACACCGGTACGCTGGAGCCCTTCGCGCGCGCCAGCGAGGAGGGGCTGCTTGCGCTGCACCTGGGCACGCCCATCGTGGTGGAGGGCTGGCTCGACATCTACGCCGCCGGGCTCGCGCAGCGTTCCGCCGGCATCGCGGTCGGCGACGATGCGATCGACTTCGGCCGCGGCACCAACGAATACATCCGCAATTGCGGCGGCTACGGCGTCACGCTCGAATGCGGCCAGCACCGGGACCCGAAGGCGCCCGAGGTGGCGTGGCGCGCCATCCGGCGCGCGCTCGCGCTGCTCGGCATGGCGGCGTTGCCCCAGGGGTTGGTGGCGGAGCCGCCCAGCCCGCCCCAACTGCTGCGCCTGGCGAGCGTGACGGACCGGCAGCACGAGGACGACAGCTTCGTGCGCGACTGGGCCACCTTCGATGCGGTGCAGCGCGGCGAACCGATCGGCATGCGCCACGACGGCACGCTGGTGAGCGCGCCGGGCGACGGGTTCATCGTCTTTCCCAACGCGCTGGCGCTGCCCGGCGCCGAATGGTTCTACTTCGCGCATCCGAGCGAACGCGTGCTCGGGCCCCCGGTCGCCAGCGCCGCCTGA
- a CDS encoding site-specific recombinase — protein sequence MAAASLDLQGLLARLDPTADVAQRHIWLIDVFDWLRGDRASPQAAVGRVSLLLGAIEARPELRERLRAWWRAFTQAVDLTALLADYGFAPRTAFVSELTERLRRKILPGTPETTDASDLFRMVLPGVFDAGWIALLDDTQLARIGALLADAALDDDGAPRWRHTVMDAVTYCSSQVVAAGFSPELRLRMSAASERRAFHALMSDLDELREQMFRTPRDDDALQAAFVAFRDRLDACRASASSVYTHLEDNGISVGLVFRLRQLRERVLRIRELLDCLISPTPAPSVARLVGRLVLAGGERNSIRALIASNSSMLAAKVTERSAETGEHYITRDRASYLQMVRKAAGGGALTALTVLLKFGIYALALSAFWSGLWSGLMYAASFVAIQLLHLTLATKQPAMTAPAMAARLRDIKTDAAVADFVDEVANLVRSQVAAVLGNVGLVVPAMLALALLVQFALGRPLLDAAHAAATLQSLSLLGPTALFAAMTGVLLFAASIVAGWTENAFVLHRLDSAMRYNPRIGAFLGAARARRWATFMRTHISGFASNISLGLMLGLLPAFAGFFGLGLDMRHVTLSAGQIAAAAASMGVAVLQQPALWWAVAAIPVIGALNVSVSFYFAFRLALRAHSVSLGDRARIRSAIWARWRSRPISFFLPA from the coding sequence ATGGCTGCTGCATCGCTTGACCTGCAGGGGCTGCTGGCCCGGCTTGATCCGACGGCGGATGTGGCGCAGCGCCACATCTGGCTGATCGACGTCTTCGACTGGCTGCGCGGCGACCGTGCATCGCCGCAGGCCGCGGTGGGGCGCGTGTCGCTGCTGCTCGGCGCGATCGAGGCTCGGCCCGAGCTGCGCGAGCGCCTGCGCGCGTGGTGGCGCGCCTTCACGCAGGCGGTCGATCTGACCGCGCTGCTGGCGGACTACGGCTTTGCGCCGCGCACCGCCTTCGTGAGCGAGCTCACCGAACGGCTGCGCCGCAAGATCCTGCCCGGCACGCCTGAGACCACCGACGCCTCGGATCTCTTTCGCATGGTGCTGCCCGGCGTGTTCGACGCGGGCTGGATCGCGCTGCTGGACGACACACAGCTCGCACGCATCGGCGCCCTGCTGGCCGACGCCGCGCTCGACGACGACGGCGCCCCGCGCTGGCGCCACACCGTGATGGACGCCGTCACCTACTGCAGCAGCCAGGTGGTGGCGGCCGGCTTCTCGCCCGAATTGCGGCTCAGGATGAGCGCCGCCAGTGAACGCCGCGCCTTCCATGCGCTGATGTCCGACCTCGACGAGCTGCGCGAGCAGATGTTCCGCACCCCTCGGGACGACGACGCGCTGCAGGCCGCGTTCGTGGCCTTCCGCGACCGGCTCGACGCCTGCCGCGCCAGCGCCTCCTCGGTCTACACGCACCTGGAGGACAACGGCATCTCGGTCGGCCTGGTGTTCCGGCTGCGCCAGCTGCGCGAGCGGGTGCTGCGCATCCGCGAGCTGCTCGACTGCCTGATCTCGCCCACGCCCGCGCCCAGCGTGGCGCGGCTGGTGGGCCGGCTGGTGCTGGCCGGCGGCGAGCGCAACAGCATCCGCGCGCTGATCGCGTCGAACTCCTCGATGCTCGCGGCCAAGGTGACCGAGCGCAGCGCCGAGACCGGCGAGCACTACATCACGCGCGACCGCGCCAGCTACCTGCAGATGGTGCGCAAGGCCGCCGGCGGCGGCGCGCTCACCGCGCTGACGGTGCTGCTCAAGTTCGGCATCTATGCGCTCGCCCTGTCGGCCTTCTGGAGCGGGCTCTGGTCGGGCCTGATGTATGCCGCGAGCTTTGTCGCGATCCAGCTGCTGCACCTGACGCTGGCCACCAAGCAGCCCGCGATGACGGCGCCGGCCATGGCGGCGCGGCTGCGCGACATCAAGACCGATGCCGCGGTGGCCGATTTCGTCGACGAAGTGGCCAATCTGGTGCGTTCGCAGGTGGCGGCCGTGCTGGGCAACGTGGGCCTGGTGGTGCCCGCGATGCTGGCGCTCGCCCTCCTGGTGCAGTTCGCGCTCGGCCGGCCGCTGCTGGACGCGGCGCATGCCGCGGCCACGCTGCAATCGCTCTCACTGCTGGGCCCGACCGCGCTCTTCGCGGCCATGACCGGCGTGCTGCTGTTCGCGGCCAGCATCGTCGCGGGCTGGACAGAAAACGCCTTTGTCCTGCATCGGCTGGACTCCGCCATGCGTTACAACCCTCGCATCGGCGCTTTTCTGGGTGCCGCCCGCGCCCGCCGCTGGGCCACCTTCATGCGCACGCACATATCGGGCTTTGCCTCCAACATCTCGCTCGGGCTCATGCTCGGACTGCTGCCCGCATTCGCGGGTTTCTTCGGGCTCGGGCTGGACATGCGCCACGTGACACTGTCGGCCGGGCAGATCGCGGCGGCCGCGGCCTCCATGGGCGTGGCGGTGCTCCAGCAGCCCGCGCTGTGGTGGGCGGTGGCGGCCATCCCGGTGATCGGCGCGCTCAATGTGAGCGTGAGTTTCTATTTCGCATTCCGGCTGGCGCTGCGCGCGCACAGCGTCAGCCTGGGTGACCGCGCACGCATCCGCAGCGCCATCTGGGCGCGCTGGCGCAGCCGGCCCATCAGTTTCTTTCTACCTGCATGA
- a CDS encoding Ku protein: MCPWQSRKKAPAPRVLWKGAISFGLVHIPVALYSATTDHGIDFDWLDKRTMDPVGYKRINKKTGKEIARENIVKGIAYEDGEYVVLSDKEIADAYPKTTQTIEIESFVPANGIPFVYLERPYYVAPINRGAKVYALLRETLQRSRRIGVARVVIQTKQHLAALVPVGPGLVLNLLRWGADIRPWTELPLPSEDAKKAGLNEREIKMAEQLVEDMSADWDPDDYKDEFKDEILRLVDRKVAAGQTETVTQPEPEEGQAVESRGAKIIDLTELLQRSLRKGGVGGKAAAAGKADEDPEEAQEEAPARTKSKAKPRAHGKSAAKSSSSTARKRTAAKAATARRRAA; this comes from the coding sequence GTGTGTCCATGGCAGTCTCGAAAAAAAGCCCCCGCGCCGCGCGTCCTGTGGAAGGGCGCGATCAGCTTCGGCCTCGTCCACATCCCGGTGGCGCTCTACTCGGCCACCACCGACCACGGCATCGACTTCGACTGGCTCGACAAGCGCACGATGGACCCGGTGGGCTACAAGCGCATCAACAAGAAGACCGGCAAGGAAATTGCGCGCGAGAACATCGTCAAGGGCATCGCGTACGAAGACGGCGAATACGTGGTGCTGAGCGACAAGGAAATTGCCGACGCGTATCCCAAGACCACGCAGACCATCGAGATCGAGAGCTTCGTGCCCGCCAACGGCATTCCGTTCGTCTATCTCGAGCGCCCCTACTACGTGGCGCCCATCAACCGCGGCGCCAAGGTGTATGCGCTGCTGCGCGAGACGCTGCAGCGCAGCCGGCGCATCGGCGTGGCGCGCGTGGTGATCCAGACCAAGCAGCATCTCGCCGCGCTCGTGCCCGTGGGCCCGGGGCTGGTGCTGAACCTGCTGCGCTGGGGCGCCGACATCCGGCCCTGGACCGAGCTCCCGCTGCCTTCCGAGGATGCGAAGAAAGCGGGCCTGAACGAGCGCGAGATCAAGATGGCCGAGCAGCTGGTCGAGGACATGAGCGCCGACTGGGACCCGGACGACTACAAGGACGAGTTCAAGGACGAGATCCTGCGGCTCGTCGACCGCAAGGTGGCCGCAGGCCAGACCGAGACCGTGACGCAGCCCGAGCCCGAAGAGGGCCAGGCCGTCGAAAGCCGCGGCGCGAAGATCATCGACCTCACCGAGCTGCTGCAGCGCAGCCTGCGCAAGGGCGGTGTCGGCGGCAAGGCGGCCGCGGCCGGCAAGGCCGATGAAGACCCAGAGGAGGCGCAGGAAGAGGCGCCCGCAAGAACCAAGTCCAAGGCCAAGCCCAGGGCCCATGGCAAGAGCGCCGCAAAAAGCAGCAGCAGCACCGCACGCAAGCGCACCGCGGCCAAGGCCGCCACCGCCCGGCGCCGCGCGGCATGA
- a CDS encoding cation:proton antiporter, translating into MNLTNLINDLLGFWSEWLRPSAGLPTVLWSLLLAAAAASGHLVQRYLGLPKVVGYSMVGAVAGLAGFEGAIWPLRGISLFLLELGAAVVLFEAGGRLPLRWFRHNPMVLVQSLLEATLTYFGVFWMLQLLGLPDPVANPIALMAIVASPAVLSRVIIDTRASGPVTERAMTLATLNTFYALTLGYAQAGLIERAPQTLLQKLYPVAVVLGLSFVVGAILALALRTALRFMSPTSENTSILLLALIAAASALTAHVGGSAPLAALIGGVLLKTLNPKPWAWQRQLGTASSLLTMLMFVLVSIVAAQADWTLPVASVVLAVIGIRLFAKIAGVAIANPGSGASWNQAFWVGCAMSPLSSIALLIASNFTTASPLLGTMITQVALPSILLMEVMGAVLATVAIHAVGESSVPWTPQAFSTTEDTQR; encoded by the coding sequence ATGAATTTGACGAATCTCATCAACGATCTGCTGGGCTTCTGGTCCGAGTGGCTGCGCCCTTCGGCCGGCCTGCCCACCGTGCTGTGGTCGCTGCTGCTGGCCGCGGCGGCGGCCTCGGGCCACCTGGTGCAGCGCTACCTGGGCCTGCCCAAGGTGGTGGGCTATTCGATGGTCGGCGCGGTGGCCGGCCTGGCCGGTTTCGAAGGCGCGATCTGGCCGCTGCGCGGCATCAGCCTGTTCCTGCTGGAGCTCGGCGCGGCCGTGGTGCTGTTCGAAGCCGGCGGCCGGCTGCCGCTGCGCTGGTTCCGCCACAACCCGATGGTGCTGGTGCAGAGCCTGCTCGAGGCCACGCTCACCTACTTCGGCGTGTTCTGGATGCTGCAGCTGCTGGGCCTGCCCGATCCGGTGGCCAACCCGATTGCGCTGATGGCCATCGTCGCCTCGCCGGCGGTGCTGAGCCGCGTGATCATCGACACCCGCGCCTCGGGGCCTGTGACCGAGCGCGCGATGACGCTGGCCACGCTCAACACCTTCTACGCGCTGACGCTCGGCTATGCGCAGGCCGGCCTGATCGAGCGGGCGCCGCAGACGCTGCTGCAGAAGCTCTATCCGGTGGCGGTGGTGCTCGGCCTGTCGTTCGTCGTCGGCGCCATCCTCGCGCTGGCGCTGCGCACGGCGCTGCGCTTCATGAGCCCGACGAGTGAGAACACCTCGATCCTGCTGCTCGCGCTCATTGCGGCCGCCAGCGCCCTCACGGCCCACGTCGGCGGCTCCGCGCCGCTGGCCGCGCTGATCGGCGGGGTGCTGCTCAAGACGCTGAACCCCAAGCCCTGGGCCTGGCAGCGGCAGCTCGGCACGGCCTCGTCGCTGCTCACCATGCTGATGTTCGTGCTGGTGTCCATCGTGGCGGCGCAGGCCGACTGGACGCTGCCGGTGGCCAGCGTGGTGCTGGCGGTGATCGGCATCCGCCTGTTCGCCAAGATCGCCGGCGTGGCCATTGCCAACCCGGGCAGCGGCGCGAGCTGGAACCAGGCCTTCTGGGTGGGCTGCGCGATGTCGCCGCTGTCGTCGATCGCGCTGCTCATCGCCTCGAATTTCACCACCGCGTCGCCGCTGCTCGGCACCATGATCACGCAGGTGGCCCTGCCCTCGATTCTCCTGATGGAAGTGATGGGCGCCGTGCTCGCCACCGTGGCCATCCACGCGGTGGGCGAAAGCTCGGTGCCCTGGACGCCCCAGGCCTTCAGCACCACGGAGGACACGCAGCGATGA